The genomic segment AATTTTTCTTCTACTTTTTCTTTTATGAGAGAAATTAACTTGTCTGTACCTGTACCCTTTACAATAGAAATAGGTAAAAAATCTATGCCGTTAATTTTTACACTGTGATCATTGATAACATCGTCAGCTTTGCTTAGAACATAAATGGTGTCACTGTCTGCAGTATTATAAACGCTGCCATCTGAGTAGCTGATATTGGTCTGGTCACTCGCTGGGATGACAACAGTGCTATAAGGAAATAACTCTATCCTTAAATCAGCTTCACAAGATCTTTTTCGTGCTCGACTTATACCTTCTGATTCTACCGGATCTGAGCTTTTACGAATTCCAGCAGTATCAGAAAGGATAATTGGGTATCCGCCAATGTCAATATGAGCTTCAAGTATGTCCCTTGTTGTGCCCGCATATTTAGAAACAATAGCGATATCACGTTTGGCCAAAAAATTAAATAGTGTTGATTTACCGACATTTGGTTCACCGGTTATAACAACATGCAAACCCTCACGTAACCTTTCACCACGTCTATTATCATTGAGATGTTCTTGTATTGACTGTACAAGAGCTCGAACTTTACTATTTACTTTTTCTAATTCATTGCTTTCTGTTGCGATATCCTCTGGAAAGTCTATATATGCTTCGATTTTGGATTGCATCGTTATCAATTGCTGCCTCCAATTACTATACAGTCTTTCCAGTTCTCCTGACATTTGCCTAATCGCTTGCTTAGCTTGCATTTTTGTTTCAGCATCAATTAAGTCTGCAATTCCTTCTATTTGCGTTAAATCAAATTTACCATTTAAGAAAGCCCTGAGCGAAAATTCTCCAGGCTTGGCCATGACAAAGATTCTCGATAATTCCTCCAAGATAATCTTTATAACTGCCTTACTTCCGTGCACTTGTAACTCTATAACATCTTCGCCAGTGAAACTGTTTGGAGCAGGAAAATAAATGACTATTCCATTATCAATCAATTGACCTAAATTATCATGTAGGTCGACTAAAGTGGCAAGCCTTGGTTTAATGTCTCTCTTAATATTAAAATGATTTAAAGCTTTAAGTGCACGATTACCTGAAATTCTAATGACCGCAACTCCCGACTTACCAAATACGGTCGATAAAGCAAAAATGGTTTTATCTGTGTTCGTCATACATCAATTAGTTTGTTTCTTAGCAATATTACACTTAAGAGATCAAAATACCTAAACCTGAAAATACTCGAAATTTTTATTTGGTTTGCTAATTTGTATCAATACGATACTGTGATGTTAATGAATTGAAGATATCTACTATGCAAAAAAAAATCTTTGAAGATCATCTATTGGCTAGTATCGACTTAGTATTTATTATAGAATGGGTTATTAACTAAATAACTTACTTATGCGTAGAGTACTAATTTTATTGTTGATAATATTGCCAATTAAGTTGTTTGCAGTTGAGATTGAAATTATTGCAGATGTAAATGGTGAGCCAATTTCAAATTTAGATATTGAGAAACGCATTAACTTGATAAATTCATTGTTTGGTATCCAGAATGAAAAGGAGCTAAATTTTCAAATCCTTAAACAGCTGATAGACGAAATAATCATTGTTAATGAAGCACAGAGATTAAATATAAAGTTAGACGATGAAGAGTTAAATAATGCTGTCATGTCATTCTTAACTCAAAGCTTTAAACTTAAGGACGATGAAGTTGACCAATACGTAAAGAAGCGCAATATAGACCTCAATATTTTAAAGAAGCAAATAAAATGTCAGCTGTTGTGGGGCAAAATTATTGAGGCAAGAATCGTGCCGTTTATTAATGTAAGTGATAAGGAAGTAAATGATGTAAAAGGTCAGGTAGAAAAGCCAGATTATCTTGTTACATTCCAAGAGTTTATAATTCCCAACCAGAAAGATAAGGATGTTCATAGTGTGGCTGAAGATTTGGTGAAAAAATTACGCAATAGTAACAGCGATTTCGTTTCAGAATCTCCAATCAGGATGCGTAAAGCAACAGTTAGTTTAAATCAACTAAAAGGTAACCTCAAGGGCGTTTTAGAAGGATTGAAAATTAACGACATAGCAGGTCCAGTCAGTTCTAATGAAGGTTACTCTGTTGTAAAGGTAATAGATAGAGTACAACTTGATCATACGCTGCTAGAAAGCACTTTAAAATTGAAACAGATTGTGGTTAAAGGCCCAGAAAGTTTATTGGGTGATCTCAAGGAGCAAAAAATCAATTGTTTAAATTTTGATAAATTGGCAGATAATCTTAAGCTGCCAACCGCAAAAGAATTCGAAATAAAAATGCGGGATTTAAACCCTGATTTACAGGTTCTATTTAGTAAAACAAGTGTAAATGAAATAGTAGAATCCAGAGAAAATAGCACTGTAAGGTTAATGATGTTGTGTGATATCAAGAATAATACAGCAGATACAGAAACAATTAAACAGCAAATATATCAACAAAAGATTATGACACAAAGCAACTTGTTATTGGACAATATGCGTAAAAATGCAGCTGTCAGTTACCAAGATAATTAGAAATAGGAGAAAGGTACTTTAGGTTTTTTCAACCTGTTGTACAATTTTGTAAAAACAATCAAAATCTAAGCTTGCACTGCCAATTAAAACTCCTGATAAACTTGAAATGTTCAACAAGTTTTCTATATTTTCTGAATTGACTGAGCCACCATATATAACGTGTTTTTTACCAGTACAGGATTCTATTACTTCTATTACCTCAGCAATCGCACCATTACTTGGTACATGCCCTGTACCGATCGCCCATATTGGCTCATATGCTACGGTGTATTTACCATGTGTTGGCAAGCGGTTTTTGCATTGATACTCTATTATTTCCCTTGTTTTTCCGCTCTTATAATCTTCTGCATTTTCACCTACACAAATAATTGGGTGTAAATCTGATTCTATCGCTGCTTCTGACTTAAGCTTTATTTCACTATCTGTTTCGTGAGCCCTTTCAGAATGCCCAAGTATTACGTAGGTACATCCTAATTCTTTTAGCATCTCTGCACTAATTTCACCTGTGTAAGAACCAGATTTTTGATGATGGCAATTCTGTGCTCCTATACTAATACTATTGTTCAACTCTATATTGTTTGGAAATGATGTAAAAGGTGGGCAAATCACAAGTTTAGAGGTAATACCGCTGCCCTTGTCGTTAAGTTTGCCTATAAAATTAACGAATGAAGAACGCGTTCCGTTCATCTTCCAATTTGCTACAATTAAAAAGGACATCAACTTTACTTATATAGGTAACAAATAATACTAAAACAAACTTTCCTCATGTTTGCTTGCTAATTTAACAAAACAGCTATATAGAATGCGTTTTATAACCTTTACTTGCGTAAAGGTACGTACCTAGTTGAAAACTAATGAAAAAACAAGTTAAGTTTATAAAATAAAATAGAATTGAGTCAATAAAAAATTTTTTACCTTACTCACTTTTACCAAACGTATATTAACCAAATCTTTCAAATTCTGCACTCACTACTACTTATAACTCACTTTCACACAATATTGATCATTCTTAAAAAGTAACCTAACGTTTTTCATCCCTTGGTTGCGAAGCTTTGATGCAGTTGATTTAGCAGCTTTAGCATTTTCAAAAAATGCAATGTATCCTCTACTTTCTGCACTGTCTTGCTTTGGGTGAAGTTTCTGCATCTCTTTTTCATGCTGCTTCCTATAATGAGGAGTTTTTTGTATTAGGCGCTCTGACATTTTCCTTAAATATTGAACTTTTACTTTTGCAAGCCCAGATTTATGAAGTCCTAAAACTTTCGCTGCTTTTTCCGACAAGTCTATTATTCTACCTTCAATAAATGGACCTCTATCGTTAACTCTTACAACGAGTTTTCTTCCATTTTCTAAGTTAGTGACAAGAGCAAAACAGGGAAGAGGCAAGGTCTTATGTGCCGCAGAAATCAAATGGCGATTAAAAACTTCACCATTTGCTGTAATTGTGCCGTGGTCCTCTATTCCATACCACGATGCTATTCCTATTTCCTCGTAATGGGTACAGTGTTTGGGATAATAAGTTATACCATTTATTGTGTAGCTACTGCCAATTTTATAATGACCTGCAGTATCATTACACCGGTTGCCAAAACTGCAACTACTTACCAAAACAAATATTAGGCATAAAAAAGCTAGATTTTTTATCATTATATTTAGTGAAAGGGCTCGATACCATGAGGATTTAAATTATACTATAATAAATTTAGTAATGAGTAAACGTCTACTGTGTTAAACATGAACAGCACTCAAAAAGAAATAATACATATAATTGGTATAGGTGGAATTGGAATGAGCGCCATTGCTGAAATTCTTCACAATTTCAATTATAAAGTTCAAGGCAGTGATGTGCAATCAAATGACAATGTAAATAGGCTACAAAAGCTAGGTATAGAAGTCTATATTGGTCACAGTGCCAATAATATTAGGCAAGCTCAAATAGTCGTACATTCTTCTGCTATAAAATCTGATAATGTGGAGTTAGTTGCAGCGAGAAGCAACAATAAAATCGTTTTGCATAGATCAGACATACTTACTGAAATTATGAAAGATAAATATGTGATAGCGGTTTCTGGTTCAAGCGGAAAGACGACAACAACAGCTATGATTGCTTCCATTTTTGATAATTCTGGCACTGATGCAACTGTAATTGTGGGAGGGATATTAAACTCCTATCAAAATAACTCAAAAATTGGCAAGAGTGAAATTTTTTTGGTCGAGGCTGACGAGTCTGATGGAACTATGTTAAAAATTCCTGTAAATATTGCTGTCATAACGAGTATCAACGACGACCATATAGACCATTACGGCACATTTGATGGTATAAAAAATGCATTTTCTCAATTTATAAACAGCGCAGACTTTGCAGTTTTGCCTGATTCTGTAGATATTAGCCATGGTGACTGTGCAACGTTTGGGCTTGAAAATGGTAACATAAGAGCCAGCAATATCAAACAGCACAATAACAGCATGGAATTTGATGTGTTGATTGACAATAACCACAGAATAAAGAATGTAGTAATATCAAACGCAATAGGTATGCATAAGGTTAGCAATGCCCTAGCCGCAATATCGGTTGCAGTAAAACTCGGAATTAGCGATGCAGCTATTAAAAAAGGTCTTTTAGAGTTTAAAGGAGTAGCAAGAAGATTTTCTTTCATTGCTGATATTAAAGGTGTTAAGTTAATTGAGGACTATGCACACCATCCAAACGAGATACAAGCAACTTTAACAGCAGCACGCTCAATCACTAAAGGAAAAGTGATAGGAATTATCGAGCCTCTTCGTTTTGCTCGTATTCGTAATTTCTTTAATGAATTTATACAAGTTTTTATGATGTTTGACTATGTAATCCTCACCCCTGTTCATCCTCCAGAAGATAAGCCTATTTCCGGCTATGGGATTGGTGATATACGAAAGACTTTAATCAGTAATGGGTTTAGTAACGTAAAGATTATGAATGATGCTTTACTCATTTCAAATTTTATTAATGATTCGACAAATTTGGGTGATGTAGTACTATTTATAGGTGCTGGCGGTAATATAGCTAAGTTAGCAAGAGAAACTGTAGTATTTATGTCAGAAGTGGAGGTTTGATATGATCAGAAAGATAATCAATAATGTATTTGCAAGGGAAATTTTAGATAGTAGGGGTTACCCAACCGTTGAGGTAGAAATTGAACTCTGTGATGGAGCAATAGGTAGAGCATCTGTGCCTTCTGGAGCTTCAACTGGTAAACTAGAAGCATTGGAGCTGAGGGATCGGGACGAGAAAAGGTACTGTGGGAAGGGAGTGCTGAAGGCTGTTCAAGCAGT from the Candidatus Wolbachia massiliensis genome contains:
- the mnmE gene encoding tRNA uridine-5-carboxymethylaminomethyl(34) synthesis GTPase MnmE, producing MTNTDKTIFALSTVFGKSGVAVIRISGNRALKALNHFNIKRDIKPRLATLVDLHDNLGQLIDNGIVIYFPAPNSFTGEDVIELQVHGSKAVIKIILEELSRIFVMAKPGEFSLRAFLNGKFDLTQIEGIADLIDAETKMQAKQAIRQMSGELERLYSNWRQQLITMQSKIEAYIDFPEDIATESNELEKVNSKVRALVQSIQEHLNDNRRGERLREGLHVVITGEPNVGKSTLFNFLAKRDIAIVSKYAGTTRDILEAHIDIGGYPIILSDTAGIRKSSDPVESEGISRARKRSCEADLRIELFPYSTVVIPASDQTNISYSDGSVYNTADSDTIYVLSKADDVINDHSVKINGIDFLPISIVKGTGTDKLISLIKEKVEEKFSYDRDIPVITRQRHRNCMQKAIEHLQRFNINNPIELISEDLRLAAFELGAITGVINVEEILDGIFNDFCVGK
- a CDS encoding SurA N-terminal domain-containing protein — protein: MRRVLILLLIILPIKLFAVEIEIIADVNGEPISNLDIEKRINLINSLFGIQNEKELNFQILKQLIDEIIIVNEAQRLNIKLDDEELNNAVMSFLTQSFKLKDDEVDQYVKKRNIDLNILKKQIKCQLLWGKIIEARIVPFINVSDKEVNDVKGQVEKPDYLVTFQEFIIPNQKDKDVHSVAEDLVKKLRNSNSDFVSESPIRMRKATVSLNQLKGNLKGVLEGLKINDIAGPVSSNEGYSVVKVIDRVQLDHTLLESTLKLKQIVVKGPESLLGDLKEQKINCLNFDKLADNLKLPTAKEFEIKMRDLNPDLQVLFSKTSVNEIVESRENSTVRLMMLCDIKNNTADTETIKQQIYQQKIMTQSNLLLDNMRKNAAVSYQDN
- a CDS encoding septal ring lytic transglycosylase RlpA family protein produces the protein MIKNLAFLCLIFVLVSSCSFGNRCNDTAGHYKIGSSYTINGITYYPKHCTHYEEIGIASWYGIEDHGTITANGEVFNRHLISAAHKTLPLPCFALVTNLENGRKLVVRVNDRGPFIEGRIIDLSEKAAKVLGLHKSGLAKVKVQYLRKMSERLIQKTPHYRKQHEKEMQKLHPKQDSAESRGYIAFFENAKAAKSTASKLRNQGMKNVRLLFKNDQYCVKVSYK
- a CDS encoding triosephosphate isomerase, which encodes MSFLIVANWKMNGTRSSFVNFIGKLNDKGSGITSKLVICPPFTSFPNNIELNNSISIGAQNCHHQKSGSYTGEISAEMLKELGCTYVILGHSERAHETDSEIKLKSEAAIESDLHPIICVGENAEDYKSGKTREIIEYQCKNRLPTHGKYTVAYEPIWAIGTGHVPSNGAIAEVIEVIESCTGKKHVIYGGSVNSENIENLLNISSLSGVLIGSASLDFDCFYKIVQQVEKT